One Scleropages formosus chromosome 8, fSclFor1.1, whole genome shotgun sequence DNA window includes the following coding sequences:
- the six2a gene encoding homeobox protein SIX2a → MSMLPTFGFTQEQVACVCEVLQQGGNIERLGRFLWSLPACEHLHKNESVLKAKAVVAFHRGNFRELYKILESHQFSPHNHPKLQQLWLKAHYIEAEKLRGRPLGAVGKYRVRRKFPLPRSIWDGEETSYCFKEKSRSVLREWYTHNPYPSPREKRELAEATGLTTTQVSNWFKNRRQRDRAAEAKERENSENSNTNSHNPLTSSINGNKTILGSSDDDKTPSGTPDHSSSSPALLLTSSSGLPPLHGLAPPPPPGPSAIPVPVSVPVPSADPVHHHHSLHDTILNPMSSNLVDLGS, encoded by the exons atgtccatGCTTCCGACGTTTGGTTTCACGCAGGAGCaagttgcgtgtgtgtgcgaggTGCTCCAGCAAGGAGGGAACATCGAGCGCCTGGGCCGCTTCCTCTGGTCGCTGCCCGCCTGCGAACACCTCCACAAGAACGAGAGTGTGCTCAAAGCCAAGGCCGTGGTGGCCTTCCACCGGGGCAACTTCAGAGAACTGTACAAAATCCTGGAGAGCCACCAGTTCTCCCCGCACAACCACCcgaagctgcagcagctgtggcTCAAGGCGCACTACATCGAGGCGGAGAAGCTGCGGGGTCGCCCCCTCGGGGCCGTGGGCAAGTACCGCGTCCGCAGAAAGTTCCCCCTGCCGCGCTCCATCTGGGACGGAGAGGAGACGAGCTACTGCTTCAAGGAGAAGAGCCGGAGCGTCCTGAGGGAGTGGTACACCCACAATCCGTACCCGTCCCCGCGGGAGAAGAGGGAGCTGGCCGAGGCCACGGGACTGACCACCACCCAGGTCAGCAACTGGTTCAAAAACAGGCGGCAGAGGGACCGGGCGGCCGAAGCCAAAGAAAG GGAGAACAGCGAGAACTCCAACACGAACAGCCACAACCCGCTGACTTCCTCCATCAATGGGAATAAAACGATCTTGGGGAGCTCGGACGACGACAAAACGCCGTCGGGGACCCCGGACCACAGCTCGTCGAGCCCGGCTTTGTTGCTGACCTCGAGCTCGGGGCTGCCGCCGCTGCACGGcctcgcgccgccgccgccgccgggccCGAGCGCCATCCCGGTGCCCGTGTCGGTGCCCGTGCCCAGCGCGGACCCCGTGCACCACCACCACTCCTTACACGACACCATACTGAACCCTATGTCGTCCAACCTGGTCGATCTGGGCTCTTAA